The following are from one region of the Actinoplanes sp. L3-i22 genome:
- a CDS encoding ABC transporter ATP-binding protein, protein MAAITMRNIVKRYGDGFQAVDNVSLDIADGEFIILVGPSGCGKSTLLRMIVGLEDITSGDMIIGETRVNKKAPRDRNLAMVFQNYALYPHLTVYENIAFPLRLRKAPEEEVREQVTHAASLLQLTEHLERRPANLSGGQRQRVAMGRAIVRKADAFLFDEPLSNLDAKLRGQMRTEIARMQRRLGTTTVYVTHDQTEAMTLGDRIAVLRKGVLQQVGTAHQLYEEPANLFVAGFIGSPPMNFMPGRFRKGRIETPFGTVAASSPRLRKVGERELVIIGLRPEHFEDAGLVDSRVRARGQAFTAEVDVTEWLGNQLYAYVPYSAPPEITQRLEELERELDSEQMRTQLVVALDASSRIRSGTKADLWFDPERMHVFDAATGENLTRDPDRRFADDADAPPATAATDAAADDTPPAS, encoded by the coding sequence ATGGCCGCCATCACCATGCGGAACATCGTCAAGCGGTACGGCGACGGCTTCCAGGCCGTCGACAACGTCAGCCTGGACATCGCCGACGGCGAGTTCATCATCCTGGTGGGCCCGTCCGGGTGCGGCAAGTCCACCCTGCTCCGCATGATCGTCGGCCTGGAGGACATCACCTCGGGCGACATGATCATCGGCGAGACCCGGGTGAACAAGAAGGCGCCCCGGGACCGCAACCTCGCCATGGTGTTCCAGAACTACGCGCTGTACCCGCACCTGACCGTCTACGAGAACATCGCGTTCCCGCTGCGGCTCCGCAAGGCGCCCGAGGAGGAGGTCCGCGAACAGGTCACCCACGCCGCGTCCCTGCTCCAGCTCACCGAGCACCTGGAACGCCGGCCGGCGAACCTCTCCGGCGGGCAGCGCCAGCGCGTCGCGATGGGCCGGGCGATCGTCCGCAAGGCCGACGCGTTCCTCTTCGACGAGCCGCTGTCGAACCTGGACGCGAAGCTGCGCGGGCAGATGCGCACCGAGATCGCCCGGATGCAGCGCCGGCTGGGCACGACGACGGTCTACGTCACCCACGACCAGACCGAGGCGATGACCCTCGGCGACCGGATCGCGGTGCTGCGCAAGGGCGTCCTGCAGCAGGTCGGCACGGCACACCAGCTGTACGAGGAGCCGGCGAACCTGTTCGTGGCCGGTTTCATCGGGTCGCCGCCGATGAACTTCATGCCCGGGCGGTTCCGGAAGGGCCGGATCGAGACGCCGTTCGGGACGGTCGCCGCGTCCAGCCCGCGGCTGCGGAAGGTCGGCGAACGGGAACTGGTGATCATCGGCCTGCGTCCCGAGCACTTCGAGGACGCCGGCCTGGTGGACAGCCGGGTGCGGGCCCGGGGGCAGGCGTTCACCGCGGAGGTCGACGTCACCGAGTGGCTGGGCAACCAGCTGTACGCGTACGTCCCGTACAGCGCGCCGCCGGAGATCACCCAGCGGCTCGAGGAGCTGGAACGCGAGCTCGACAGCGAGCAGATGCGCACCCAGCTGGTCGTCGCCCTGGACGCCTCCAGCCGGATCCGCTCCGGCACGAAGGCCGACCTGTGGTTCGACCCGGAACGGATGCACGTCTTCGACGCCGCGACCGGCGAGAACCTGACCCGCGACCCGGACCGCAGGTTCGCCGACGACGCGGACGCGCCACCGGCGACCGCCGCCACCGACGCCGCTGCCGACGACACCCCGCCCGCGTCCTGA
- a CDS encoding carbohydrate ABC transporter permease: protein MATDRRVSGWWTVGGLLILVWALFPLLWMVSLSFKDPDTFRGGTPTFFPKTWVWDNYRTVFADSLFTSALRNSVGIALIATGLAVVIAMFAAYAIARMTFPGKKFLLSMALAIAMFPQAALVGPLFNMWRNLGIYDTWIGLIIPYLTFALPLSIWTMSAFFRQIPWEMEQAAQVDGATAWQAFRKVIVPLAAPGVFTTAILTFFFCWNEFLLAISLTSTDRARTVPAALSFFTGASQFESPITYIMAASVVVTIPVVILVLIFQRRIMAGLTAGAVKG from the coding sequence ATGGCGACGGATCGCCGGGTCAGCGGCTGGTGGACCGTCGGGGGTCTGCTGATCCTGGTCTGGGCGCTGTTCCCGCTGCTCTGGATGGTCTCGCTGTCGTTCAAGGACCCGGACACGTTCCGCGGCGGGACGCCGACGTTCTTCCCGAAGACCTGGGTGTGGGACAACTACCGGACGGTCTTCGCCGACTCGCTGTTCACCAGCGCGCTGCGCAACTCGGTCGGGATCGCCCTGATCGCCACCGGGCTCGCGGTGGTGATCGCGATGTTCGCCGCGTACGCGATCGCCCGGATGACGTTCCCCGGCAAGAAGTTCCTGCTCTCGATGGCCCTGGCGATCGCGATGTTCCCGCAGGCCGCGCTCGTCGGCCCGCTCTTCAACATGTGGCGCAACCTGGGCATCTACGACACCTGGATCGGGTTGATCATCCCGTACCTGACGTTCGCCCTGCCGCTGTCGATCTGGACCATGTCGGCGTTCTTCCGGCAGATCCCCTGGGAGATGGAGCAGGCCGCCCAGGTCGACGGGGCCACCGCCTGGCAGGCGTTCCGCAAGGTGATCGTGCCGCTGGCCGCGCCCGGCGTGTTCACCACGGCGATCCTGACGTTCTTCTTCTGCTGGAACGAGTTCCTGCTGGCGATCTCGCTGACCTCGACCGACCGGGCCCGCACGGTGCCGGCCGCGCTGTCGTTCTTCACCGGCGCGTCGCAGTTCGAGTCGCCGATCACGTACATCATGGCCGCCTCGGTGGTCGTGACGATTCCCGTCGTCATCCTGGTGCTGATCTTCCAGCGCCGGATCATGGCCGGCCTCACCGCCGGCGCCGTCAAGGGCTGA
- a CDS encoding carbohydrate ABC transporter permease → MALTEVRVAPPAPEPAEITDRARRERRLGLTLSAPAFLVMVFVTAYPLIYAVVLSLYNYRLTDPAGREFVGLRNYGTVLTDPVWWTDFGTTLIITVVSVAVELVLGFAFAFVMYRIVRGRSLVRTGILIPYGIVTVVSAYIWQFAFQLDSGFVNQWLGLGTFNFFGQRWSALFVIVLSEIWKTTPFISLLLLAGLVQVPEEYQEAARVDGATAWQRLWRVTLPNMKAAIMVALLFRTLDAWRIFDNPFIMTRGANDTETLSFLAYRQNVTLVNMGAGSAVSVLLFLTVVVIAFIFVKGFRTDLSQVRGDQ, encoded by the coding sequence ATGGCGCTGACCGAGGTCCGGGTCGCTCCACCGGCACCGGAACCCGCCGAGATCACCGACCGTGCCCGGCGCGAACGGCGGCTGGGGCTGACCCTGTCGGCACCGGCGTTCCTGGTCATGGTGTTCGTGACCGCCTATCCGCTGATCTACGCGGTGGTGCTGTCGCTCTACAACTACCGGCTGACCGACCCGGCCGGGCGCGAGTTCGTCGGGCTGCGCAACTACGGCACCGTGCTGACCGACCCGGTGTGGTGGACCGACTTCGGCACCACGCTGATCATCACGGTGGTCAGCGTCGCGGTCGAACTGGTGCTCGGCTTCGCGTTCGCGTTCGTGATGTACCGGATCGTCCGGGGCCGGTCGCTGGTCCGCACCGGGATCCTGATCCCGTACGGGATCGTCACGGTCGTCTCCGCGTACATCTGGCAGTTCGCCTTCCAGCTGGACTCGGGTTTCGTGAACCAGTGGCTCGGGCTGGGCACCTTCAACTTCTTCGGCCAGCGCTGGTCGGCGCTGTTCGTGATCGTGCTGTCCGAGATCTGGAAGACCACGCCGTTCATCTCGCTGCTGCTGCTCGCCGGGCTGGTGCAGGTGCCGGAGGAGTACCAGGAGGCGGCCCGGGTCGACGGCGCCACCGCGTGGCAGCGGCTCTGGCGGGTGACGCTGCCGAACATGAAGGCGGCCATCATGGTCGCGCTGCTGTTCCGCACGCTGGACGCGTGGCGGATCTTCGACAACCCGTTCATCATGACCCGCGGCGCGAACGACACCGAGACGCTCTCGTTCCTGGCCTACCGGCAGAACGTCACGCTGGTCAACATGGGCGCCGGCTCGGCCGTCTCGGTGCTGCTCTTCCTCACCGTCGTGGTGATCGCGTTCATCTTCGTCAAGGGCTTCCGCACCGATCTCTCCCAGGTTCGAGGTGATCAGTGA
- a CDS encoding extracellular solute-binding protein yields the protein MAGHAVDTRGGRGRRRLAAATVLALAAGLLTACGDDSGVPVITWYINPDNGGQGRLAERCAADAGGSYRVDVQVLPNDASQQREQLVRRLAAKDSSIDVMSLDPPFVAEFANAGFLRPFDPADAATLTKDVLRGPLQTAYWKDQLVAAPFWANTQLLWYRKSVARAAGVDPAATSFTWDAMISAAVGQHKVIGVQANRYEGYMVWINALVASAGGEILGDVEAGKDAKPQIAGPAGDEAARVIGDLARSAAAPPAMSTMGEEEARSAFQGSSGGFMVNWPYVYNAAKESVASGGITQDVLDDIGWARYPRMAAGLPSKPPLGGINLTVGAFTKYPEQALDLVRCVTSLPNTIAYMLDAGNPAARGAAYDDPGVRKAYPMAEVIRQSINDAGPRPITPYYNDVSTSVQITWHPATDVTAPATPEESATFMSDVLQGKRLL from the coding sequence GTGGCCGGCCATGCAGTCGATACCCGCGGGGGACGGGGCAGACGCCGTCTCGCCGCGGCAACCGTCCTCGCCCTGGCCGCCGGCCTGCTGACGGCCTGCGGCGACGACAGCGGTGTCCCGGTCATCACCTGGTACATCAACCCCGACAACGGCGGGCAGGGCCGGCTCGCCGAGCGATGCGCGGCCGACGCCGGCGGGTCGTACCGGGTCGACGTCCAGGTGCTGCCGAACGACGCGTCCCAGCAGCGGGAGCAGTTGGTCCGGCGGCTGGCGGCCAAGGACAGTTCGATCGACGTGATGAGTCTCGACCCGCCGTTCGTCGCGGAGTTCGCCAACGCCGGATTCCTGCGGCCGTTCGACCCGGCGGACGCCGCGACGCTGACCAAGGACGTGCTGCGCGGCCCGCTGCAGACCGCGTACTGGAAGGACCAGCTGGTCGCCGCGCCGTTCTGGGCCAACACGCAGCTGCTCTGGTACCGCAAGTCGGTCGCCCGGGCCGCCGGTGTCGATCCGGCCGCGACCAGTTTCACCTGGGACGCGATGATCAGCGCGGCGGTCGGCCAGCACAAGGTGATCGGGGTGCAGGCCAACCGCTACGAGGGCTACATGGTCTGGATCAACGCGCTGGTGGCGTCGGCGGGCGGCGAGATCCTCGGTGACGTGGAGGCCGGCAAGGACGCCAAGCCGCAGATCGCCGGGCCGGCCGGCGACGAGGCGGCCCGGGTGATCGGTGACCTGGCCCGGTCGGCGGCGGCGCCACCGGCCATGTCGACGATGGGCGAGGAGGAGGCCCGCTCGGCCTTCCAGGGCTCGTCCGGCGGCTTCATGGTCAACTGGCCGTACGTGTACAACGCCGCGAAGGAGTCGGTCGCGTCCGGCGGCATCACCCAGGACGTGCTCGACGACATCGGCTGGGCCCGGTACCCGCGGATGGCCGCCGGCCTGCCGAGCAAGCCGCCGCTGGGCGGCATCAACCTGACCGTCGGCGCCTTCACCAAGTACCCCGAACAGGCCCTGGACCTGGTCCGTTGCGTCACCTCGCTGCCGAACACCATCGCGTACATGCTGGACGCCGGCAATCCCGCGGCGCGCGGGGCGGCGTACGACGATCCGGGGGTACGCAAGGCGTACCCGATGGCCGAGGTGATCCGTCAGTCGATCAACGACGCCGGGCCGCGGCCGATCACGCCGTACTACAACGACGTCTCCACCTCGGTGCAGATCACCTGGCACCCGGCCACCGACGTCACCGCGCCCGCGACGCCCGAGGAGTCCGCGACCTTCATGTCCGATGTCCTGCAGGGCAAACGGCTGCTGTGA
- a CDS encoding TetR/AcrR family transcriptional regulator: protein MVTDASGSGRPRAKAKPEAERQRHPTEVRRRLVIESARDLIADKGLFNVKVRDISAACSVSPGTIVYHFRSLDEVLWEVIKAETADFYVPLQESVRDSDDPVAQLFTFLAGMFEDNADTRRHWLIWLDFWAAASREDSYGEWMNTHYDGWRGALREIAERGTELGVFTCADPVAFAIETAALVDGLAAQCYSRKSRISVSEARVRLIAAVASRLNIDPPSLSARQ, encoded by the coding sequence GTGGTGACCGACGCAAGCGGTTCCGGCCGGCCGAGAGCGAAGGCGAAGCCCGAGGCCGAGCGCCAGCGGCACCCCACCGAGGTCCGGCGCCGGCTGGTGATCGAGTCGGCCCGTGACCTGATCGCCGACAAGGGGCTGTTCAACGTCAAGGTCCGGGACATCTCGGCGGCCTGCTCGGTCTCGCCCGGCACGATCGTCTACCACTTCCGCAGCCTCGACGAGGTGCTCTGGGAGGTGATCAAAGCGGAGACCGCGGACTTCTACGTGCCGTTGCAGGAGAGCGTCCGCGACTCCGACGACCCGGTGGCGCAGCTGTTCACCTTCCTCGCCGGCATGTTCGAGGACAACGCGGACACCCGCCGGCACTGGCTGATCTGGCTGGACTTCTGGGCCGCGGCGTCCCGGGAGGACTCCTACGGCGAATGGATGAACACCCACTACGACGGTTGGCGTGGCGCGCTGCGGGAGATCGCCGAACGCGGCACCGAACTGGGCGTCTTCACCTGCGCCGACCCGGTCGCGTTCGCGATCGAGACGGCGGCGCTGGTCGACGGGCTGGCGGCGCAGTGCTACTCCCGCAAGTCGCGGATCAGCGTCTCCGAGGCGCGGGTCCGCCTGATCGCCGCGGTCGCGTCCCGGTTGAACATCGATCCGCCGTCGTTGAGCGCCCGGCAGTAG
- a CDS encoding CocE/NonD family hydrolase produces MRIATEFPRTVTVREHVWIPMRDGTRLAATIWLPDDADRNPVPVLLEYLPYRRGDWTAPRDAQRHPWYAGHGYASVRVDIRGSGDSEGVMLDEYHAQEQQDGVDVIAWLAAQQWSTGKVGMFGISWGGFNALQVAAERPAALKAIVTVCSTDDRYADDVHYYGGALLGIDMAAWSATMLAFQSRPPAPWRVGDAWEPMWRERLEALRPYAEIWMSHQERDDYWRHGSVGEDYSRIEAAVLAVGGWADPYRNAVLRLMENLDAPCRGLIGPWSHQYPDIARTPGPTIGFLQETLRWWDHWLKDADNGVMDEPPLHVYQQDSARPATHYPERPGTWVALPGWPSAEVPDRVFNLARDTRTLAAGPDGLVLVDTPQHTGVDAGRWFPFGNRSDLPPDQRAEDGRSVVFDTPPLAEDLNILGFPRLRLRVAASGPRANVVARLCDVAPDGSSTLITRGALNLARRDGMDRADELTPGEWTDVTFDLTAIGWTVPAGHRLRVALSTTYWPWVWPHGARVAVTVDPAASELVVGDLAPAALDRPHPGFGEPEQAAPLAIVAGPPPAVRPEREVRYEPESERWVLTVDPNYGGNRTFPDGLTYRESALERYTIAGDDPLSATAESQWTIGLERGDWRVTIDTSSVITATATHFRLSNEVRATLGDIVWFERTYVTDIDRSSV; encoded by the coding sequence ATGAGAATCGCCACCGAGTTCCCCCGGACCGTCACCGTCCGGGAGCACGTGTGGATCCCGATGCGGGACGGGACCCGGCTGGCCGCCACCATCTGGCTGCCCGACGACGCGGACCGGAATCCGGTGCCGGTGCTGCTGGAGTACCTGCCGTACCGCCGGGGTGACTGGACGGCGCCCCGGGACGCGCAGCGGCATCCCTGGTACGCCGGCCACGGGTACGCCTCGGTCCGCGTCGACATCCGCGGCAGCGGCGACTCCGAAGGCGTCATGCTCGACGAGTACCACGCGCAGGAGCAGCAGGACGGCGTCGACGTGATCGCCTGGCTGGCCGCGCAGCAGTGGTCGACCGGCAAGGTCGGCATGTTCGGCATCTCCTGGGGCGGATTCAACGCGCTGCAGGTCGCCGCCGAACGGCCCGCGGCGCTCAAGGCGATCGTCACCGTCTGCTCCACCGACGACCGGTACGCCGACGACGTGCACTACTACGGTGGCGCGCTGCTCGGCATCGACATGGCCGCCTGGTCGGCCACCATGCTCGCCTTCCAGAGCCGGCCGCCGGCCCCGTGGCGGGTCGGTGACGCGTGGGAGCCGATGTGGCGGGAACGGCTGGAGGCGCTCCGGCCGTACGCCGAGATCTGGATGTCGCACCAGGAACGTGACGACTACTGGCGGCACGGGTCGGTCGGCGAGGACTACTCCCGGATCGAGGCGGCGGTGCTCGCGGTCGGGGGCTGGGCGGACCCGTACCGTAATGCGGTTTTGCGTTTGATGGAGAACCTGGACGCGCCGTGCCGCGGGCTGATCGGTCCGTGGTCGCACCAGTACCCGGACATCGCGCGCACCCCGGGCCCGACCATCGGCTTCCTGCAGGAGACGCTGCGCTGGTGGGACCACTGGCTCAAGGACGCCGACAACGGGGTGATGGACGAGCCGCCGCTGCACGTCTACCAGCAGGACTCGGCCCGGCCGGCGACGCACTACCCGGAACGGCCCGGGACCTGGGTCGCGTTGCCCGGCTGGCCGTCCGCCGAGGTGCCCGACCGGGTCTTCAACCTGGCCCGGGACACCCGCACCCTGGCCGCGGGCCCGGACGGGCTGGTGCTCGTCGACACGCCGCAGCACACCGGGGTGGACGCCGGCCGGTGGTTCCCGTTCGGCAACCGCTCCGACCTGCCGCCGGACCAGCGCGCCGAGGACGGCCGGTCGGTCGTCTTCGACACCCCGCCGCTGGCGGAGGACCTCAACATCCTCGGTTTCCCCCGGCTGCGGCTGCGGGTCGCCGCCAGCGGTCCACGGGCCAACGTGGTGGCCCGGCTCTGCGACGTGGCGCCCGACGGCTCGTCCACGCTGATCACCCGCGGCGCCCTGAACCTGGCCCGCCGGGACGGCATGGACCGGGCCGACGAGCTCACCCCGGGGGAGTGGACGGACGTGACGTTCGACCTGACCGCGATCGGGTGGACGGTCCCGGCCGGGCACCGGCTGCGGGTGGCGCTGTCCACGACGTACTGGCCGTGGGTGTGGCCGCACGGCGCCCGGGTGGCGGTCACCGTGGACCCGGCGGCCAGCGAACTCGTGGTCGGTGACCTGGCCCCGGCGGCTCTGGACCGGCCGCATCCCGGATTCGGTGAGCCCGAGCAGGCCGCACCGCTGGCGATCGTGGCCGGTCCGCCGCCGGCGGTCCGGCCCGAGCGGGAGGTCCGCTACGAGCCGGAGTCCGAGCGGTGGGTGCTGACCGTCGACCCGAACTACGGCGGCAACCGCACCTTCCCCGACGGGCTGACCTACCGGGAGTCCGCGCTGGAGCGGTACACCATCGCCGGGGACGATCCGCTGTCGGCGACCGCCGAGTCGCAATGGACGATCGGCCTGGAACGCGGCGACTGGCGGGTCACCATCGACACCAGCTCGGTGATCACCGCCACCGCCACCCACTTCCGGTTGTCCAACGAGGTCCGGGCCACGCTGGGGGATATCGTCTGGTTCGAACGGACCTACGTGACAGACATCGATCGTTCCTCGGTATGA
- a CDS encoding ABC transporter ATP-binding protein, translated as MTAVVDIKDLGVSYTSGSGQVDVLSEVTLSLGRGDVLGLVGESGSGKSTLAGTLLAALRTSSFISSGTVTVEGRDVFGLTGRQLREFRSTTVAMVPQNAGAALTPTMRIVDQLAEAFAKDGKATRKQRRDRAEELLRMVRLPNPAAALDRYPHQFSGGQQQRIGIAMALAARPSLLVLDEPTTGLDVVTQAAILDTLSRLHRELGMSMVLVSHDLGVIDRMCTHIAVLRRGRIVESGPTRDVLSGPRHPYTRGLIASVPRIAVPGIPPSLDDAAIDRGEEQTETPLLVRQPPTETATVLEIRGLSVDYRPRHVPGTGPTVQDVDLDVSAGEIVALVGESGSGKSTIANVVAGLQRHEAGTLTLGGDTPLAPTVAKRTRDVRQAVQFIFQNADTSLNPRRTVRDSVNRPLRLFDIRGRSVESALAEVDLAAGYAERLPGQLSGGQRQRVGIARAMAAEPSLVLADEIVSALDVSVQSSILRLMDRLSREKGLGVLFITHDLAVVRAVADRIVVLYLGRVVERGRVDDIFGAVCHPYTRILLDAVIELGDDHAAVAPPRQDEIPDAPPEHGCAFASRCPIVRDVCRTNTPPALQVTDTHTIRCHAEVTELASRGTVGAE; from the coding sequence ATGACGGCCGTCGTCGACATCAAGGACCTGGGCGTCTCCTACACCTCCGGGAGCGGCCAGGTCGACGTGCTCAGCGAGGTGACCCTGAGCCTCGGCCGCGGCGACGTGCTGGGCCTGGTGGGCGAGTCGGGCTCCGGCAAGTCCACCCTGGCCGGAACCCTGCTCGCCGCGCTGCGGACCTCGTCGTTCATCTCCTCCGGGACCGTCACGGTCGAGGGCCGCGACGTGTTCGGGCTCACGGGCCGGCAGCTGCGCGAGTTCCGGTCCACCACCGTCGCGATGGTGCCGCAGAACGCCGGCGCCGCGCTGACCCCGACCATGCGGATCGTGGACCAGCTCGCCGAGGCCTTCGCCAAGGACGGCAAGGCCACCCGCAAACAGCGGCGGGATCGGGCCGAGGAACTTCTCCGGATGGTCCGGCTGCCGAACCCGGCGGCCGCCCTGGACCGGTACCCGCACCAGTTCTCCGGCGGGCAGCAGCAGCGCATCGGCATCGCGATGGCGCTGGCCGCCCGCCCGTCGCTGCTGGTCCTGGACGAGCCGACCACCGGCCTGGACGTGGTCACCCAGGCCGCGATCCTGGACACGCTGTCCCGGCTGCACCGCGAACTCGGCATGTCGATGGTCCTGGTCAGCCACGACCTCGGCGTGATCGACCGGATGTGCACCCACATCGCCGTGCTGCGCCGGGGCCGGATCGTCGAGTCCGGCCCGACCCGGGACGTGCTGAGCGGCCCGCGACACCCGTACACCCGGGGGTTGATCGCCAGCGTCCCGCGGATCGCCGTGCCGGGCATCCCGCCGAGCCTCGACGACGCGGCCATTGACCGGGGCGAAGAGCAGACCGAAACCCCCTTGCTGGTACGGCAGCCGCCCACCGAAACGGCCACCGTGCTCGAGATCCGTGGCCTGAGCGTCGACTACCGGCCCAGACACGTCCCGGGAACCGGTCCCACCGTCCAGGACGTCGACCTGGACGTGTCCGCGGGCGAGATCGTCGCGCTGGTCGGCGAATCCGGCTCCGGCAAGTCGACGATCGCGAACGTGGTCGCCGGCCTGCAACGCCACGAGGCGGGCACCCTCACCCTCGGCGGCGACACCCCGCTGGCACCGACCGTGGCCAAGCGCACCCGGGACGTACGCCAGGCCGTGCAGTTCATCTTCCAGAACGCCGACACCTCGCTCAACCCGCGCCGGACCGTCCGGGACAGCGTCAACCGTCCGCTGCGTCTGTTCGACATCCGCGGCCGGTCGGTGGAGTCCGCGCTCGCCGAGGTCGACCTGGCCGCCGGCTACGCCGAACGGCTCCCCGGGCAGCTCTCCGGCGGCCAGCGGCAGCGGGTCGGCATCGCTCGCGCGATGGCCGCCGAACCGAGCCTGGTCCTGGCCGACGAGATCGTGTCGGCGCTGGACGTGTCGGTGCAGTCGTCGATCCTGCGGCTGATGGACCGGCTCTCCCGGGAGAAGGGCCTCGGCGTCCTGTTCATCACCCACGACCTGGCCGTGGTCCGCGCGGTCGCCGACCGGATCGTGGTGCTCTATCTGGGCCGGGTGGTGGAACGCGGGCGGGTGGACGACATCTTCGGCGCGGTGTGCCACCCGTACACCCGGATCCTGCTGGACGCGGTGATCGAGCTCGGGGACGACCACGCCGCGGTCGCGCCGCCCCGGCAGGACGAGATCCCGGACGCGCCGCCCGAGCACGGGTGCGCGTTCGCCAGCCGCTGCCCGATCGTCCGGGACGTGTGCCGGACGAACACGCCCCCGGCCCTCCAGGTCACCGACACCCACACCATCCGCTGCCACGCCGAGGTGACCGAACTCGCGTCGCGCGGCACCGTAGGAGCCGAATGA
- a CDS encoding ABC transporter permease, which produces MTATRLVRSILRSKSATIGFALVLIHLVLAILAPVLAGYDPVVNDPAAVLQLPGGAYPLGTDTLGRDILSRTLYGGRYALTTSLTATALVVLLGTVIAGIAAYHGGRLDNLITRVLDSILAVPAILSLLVVVTVLGSGTWVLIMAIVVVYTGGVIRIVRAAAMDVLPRDFVTAARARGEGAFHILFREVLPNILDVVLVEFAMRASWVLLLISSLSFLGFGANPPTPDWGLMVAENRSLMGLVPLATVAPMVSLATLIVGLNLASDGLAKSLGVDRMKEIAG; this is translated from the coding sequence ATGACCGCCACCCGGCTGGTCCGTTCCATCCTGCGGTCCAAGTCCGCCACCATCGGGTTCGCCCTGGTGCTGATCCACCTGGTGCTCGCGATCCTGGCCCCGGTGCTGGCCGGGTACGACCCGGTCGTCAACGACCCGGCCGCGGTCCTGCAACTGCCTGGCGGGGCGTACCCGCTGGGCACCGACACGCTGGGCCGCGACATCCTCTCCCGGACCCTGTACGGCGGCCGGTACGCGCTGACCACCAGCCTGACCGCGACCGCGCTGGTGGTCCTGCTCGGCACGGTCATCGCCGGGATCGCCGCCTACCACGGCGGCCGGCTGGACAACCTGATCACCCGGGTCCTCGACTCGATCCTGGCCGTACCGGCCATCCTGTCGCTGCTCGTGGTGGTGACCGTCCTCGGCTCCGGCACCTGGGTGCTGATCATGGCGATCGTGGTGGTCTACACCGGCGGAGTGATCCGGATCGTCCGGGCCGCGGCGATGGACGTGCTGCCCCGGGACTTCGTCACCGCCGCCCGCGCCCGCGGCGAGGGCGCCTTCCACATCCTCTTCCGCGAGGTGCTCCCGAACATCCTCGACGTGGTCCTGGTGGAGTTCGCGATGCGCGCCTCCTGGGTGCTGTTGCTGATCAGCTCCCTGTCGTTCCTCGGGTTCGGCGCGAACCCGCCGACCCCCGACTGGGGCCTGATGGTCGCGGAGAACCGCAGCCTGATGGGGCTGGTACCGCTCGCCACCGTCGCGCCGATGGTGTCACTGGCGACCCTGATCGTCGGGCTCAACCTCGCCTCCGACGGGCTCGCCAAGAGCCTCGGAGTGGACCGGATGAAGGAGATCGCCGGATGA
- a CDS encoding ABC transporter permease: MVLTRLGWALVTILLSAVLVFVAIQSLPGDAATQILGQNATPEAVATLRAQLGLEQPPVQRFLSWFGNAVTGDFGTSLASGHPVGSEVGRALLNTSFLAAVTILVGFVLACVLGLVAGVYRDRWPDSVISTLALVGMSVPEFIVATLLVLLLAITFPVFPAVVTAGSNATIGQLLPSMALPSLALVLVSAAYIIRMMRTSVIDVMETDFVRTARLKGVAPARLILRHVVPSAILPTLNVIAMNVAWLIGGVVVVESIFNYPGLGTLMIRSVQNRDLPVILLIAVLSAVTYVVCNLLADLAAILLNPRLRYPRRVR; encoded by the coding sequence ATGGTGCTCACCCGGCTGGGCTGGGCGCTCGTCACGATCCTGCTCTCCGCGGTGCTCGTGTTCGTGGCGATCCAGTCCCTGCCCGGTGACGCGGCCACCCAGATCCTGGGCCAGAACGCGACGCCGGAGGCGGTGGCCACCCTGCGCGCCCAGCTCGGCCTGGAGCAGCCGCCGGTGCAGCGCTTCCTCAGCTGGTTCGGGAACGCGGTGACCGGGGACTTCGGCACCTCCCTGGCCAGCGGGCATCCGGTCGGCTCCGAGGTCGGGCGGGCGCTGCTGAACACCTCGTTCCTGGCCGCGGTGACGATCCTGGTCGGTTTCGTGCTGGCCTGTGTGCTCGGCCTGGTCGCCGGCGTCTACCGGGACCGCTGGCCGGACTCGGTGATCTCCACGCTGGCGCTGGTCGGGATGAGCGTGCCCGAGTTCATCGTGGCCACCCTGCTGGTGCTGCTCCTGGCGATCACGTTTCCGGTGTTCCCGGCCGTGGTCACCGCCGGGTCGAACGCGACCATCGGCCAGCTGCTCCCGTCGATGGCGCTGCCGTCGCTGGCCCTGGTGCTGGTGTCGGCGGCGTACATCATCCGGATGATGCGGACGTCGGTCATCGACGTGATGGAGACCGACTTCGTCCGGACCGCCCGCCTCAAAGGGGTGGCCCCGGCCCGGCTGATCCTGCGGCACGTGGTGCCGAGCGCCATCCTGCCCACCCTGAACGTCATCGCCATGAACGTGGCCTGGCTGATCGGTGGCGTCGTGGTGGTCGAGAGCATCTTCAACTACCCCGGCCTGGGCACCCTGATGATCCGCTCGGTGCAGAACCGGGATCTGCCGGTCATCCTGCTGATCGCGGTGCTCAGCGCGGTGACGTACGTGGTCTGCAACCTGCTCGCCGACCTCGCGGCCATCCTGCTCAACCCGCGTCTGCGCTACCCGAGGAGAGTGCGATGA